In one window of Branchiostoma lanceolatum isolate klBraLanc5 chromosome 15, klBraLanc5.hap2, whole genome shotgun sequence DNA:
- the LOC136420310 gene encoding uncharacterized protein produces the protein MTHTDGKGDDREVKILTNGSLQVTNSIPGADVPIKIVPVEETITADGVQRNVILVNDQFPGPTLEVMEGAQVVVTVVNKLIREATSLHFHGMYMRGVPYMDGVPYVTQCPILPMQSFTYRFKAEPAGTHWYHSHLGSQKEDGLYGAFIVHKTSMPTTPSIPVFLQDWWHENFDAVAQPPIRYLDLLQDLGFSFDGNALAITSFKSALINGRGRYNNNFAPLTTFEIPPGETLRFRMIHAGAQFYFRVSIDEHSMTVVANDGYDVEPVQVQSILVFPGESYDFEVVGDQPSGNYWIRAQTLWAGKGPDVEPEDRLQEVKAILAYNNAPADEDPMTTMQTCTENNPCRVLNCPFPAFPQGSNTECVYVSDLKSTEEYSMPDESETEEYFLNFGFQPDSSVNGRSFATPKKPLIFNAPYDVTPCEATCETDGCTCTYMEEISHGKTIRVVLINLGLGSGGHHLIHLHGYDFRVLAMGFPDYNETTGRWISQNADIDCGKDRIRCYIASWNGTRPNLNFNMPPIRDTVVIPARGYTVIEFRSNNPGYWSFHCHQTTHRTAGMSMIIAEALDKLPALPYGFPTCGDFTGTEKPPSGGSGEITGTAKEQSVDLDNTELIIIVVTTAALSATIALAAVGIYNSCAKKRMLETPASPQGTVPSEDGTPPLREDAVEDNA, from the exons ATGACGCACACCGACGGTAAAGGCGACGACCGCGAG GTCAAGATTCTGACAAATGGAAGCCTGCAGGTCACAAACTCTATTCCTGGCGCAGACGTACCTATAAAGATAGTTCCCGTGGAAGAGACCATCACAGCTGATGGAGTGCAGCGAAACGTAATCCTCGTGAACGATCAGTTCCCCGGTCCCACGCTGGAGGTCATGGAAGGAGCACAG GTGGTCGTAACCGTTGTCAACAAACTGATCAGAGAAGCCACATCACTCCACTTCCACGGAATGTACATGCGCGGTGTGCCATATATGGACGGGGTGCCTTACGTCACACAGTGTCCCATCTTACCCATGCAGAGTTTCACCTACAGGTTCAAG GCGGAGCCGGCTGGGACACACTGGTACCACAGTCATCTTGGCTCACAGAAGGAAGATGGTCTTTATGGGGCGTTCATAGTACACAAAACCAG CATGCCCACGACTCCGTCTATACCGGTTTTTCTTCAAGATTGGTGGCATGAAAACTTCGACGCGGTGGCACAGCCTCCCATACGATACCTT GACCTTTTGCAAGATCTTGGATTCAGCTTCGACGGTAACGCCCTGGCGATTACCAGCTTCAAGTCGGCCCTTATAAACGGTCGTGGTCGTTATAACAACAACTTCGCGCCACTCACAACGTTTGAAATACCACCAGGAGAAACCTTACGATTCCGCATGATCCACGCAGGTGCACAGTTCTACTTCCGCGTATCCATCGACGAGCACAGCATGACGGTCGTGGCAAACGACGGATATGACGTCGAGCCGGTCCAGGTTCAGTCCATCCTCGTCTTTCCGGGAGAATCTTACGACTTTGAAGTGGTCGGCGATCAGCCAAGTGGTAACTACTGGATCCGTGCCCAGACGCTGTGGGCGGGGAAAGGGCCCGATGTCGAGCCAGAGGATCGACTGCAAGAGGTGAAAGCCATCTTGGCATATAACAACGCTCCTGCCGATGAAGACCCGATGACGACCATGCAAACCTGTACTGAAAACAACCCATGCCGAGTTCTGAACTGCCCTTTTCCGGCGTTCCCCCAAGGCAGCAACACGGAATGTGTCTACGTCTCAGACCTCAAGAGCACCGAGGAGTATTCAATGCCGGACGAGTCAGAAACTGAGGAGTACTTCTTAAATTTCGGATTCCAACCTGACTCCTCAGTAAATGGTCGAAGTTTTGCCACCCCGAAAAAGCCACTGATTTTCAACGCACCCTATGACGTTACCCCTTGCGAAGCCACCTGTGAGACGGACGGATGTACGTGTACCTACATGGAGGAGATTTCACATGGGAAGACCATCAGGGTTGTGTTGATCAACCTTGGCTTAGGAAGTGGAGGGCATCACCTCATTCATCTCCATGGTTACGACTTCAGGGTTCTTGCCATGGGATTTCCAGACTACAATGAAACAACGG GACGTTGGATCTCTCAGAACGCCGACATTGACTGTGGGAAGGACAGAATAAGGTGCTACATAGCTTCCTGGAACGGTACAAGGCCGAACTTGAACTTCAACATGCCTCCAATTAGAGACACTGTCGTCATTCCTGCCCGTGGTTACACCGTTATAGAGTTCAG GAGTAACAACCCAGGCTACTGGTCCTTCCACTGCCATCAAACAACTCATCGGACTGCAGGGATGTCCATGATCATCGCGGAGGCCCTGGACAAGCTGCCCGCCCTGCCGTACGGCTTCCCGACCTGCGGAGACTTTACCGGGACCGAGAAACCACCAAGCGGAGGAAGTGGTGAAATAACCGGTACAGCAAAAGAACAGTCCGTT GATTTGGACAACACTGAACtgatcatcatcgtcgtcacaACGGCAGCCCTGTCTGCTACAATCGCCCTGGCGGCAGTTGGCATCTACAATTCCTgtgcaaaaaaaagaatgttggaAACACCGGCCTCTCCGCAAGGCACAGTTCCTAGCGAAGATGGTACTCCTCCTTTGCGGGAAGACGCTGTTGAAGACAACGCTTGA